One genomic region from Uloborus diversus isolate 005 chromosome 2, Udiv.v.3.1, whole genome shotgun sequence encodes:
- the LOC129216469 gene encoding tigger transposable element-derived protein 6-like, whose protein sequence is MPRKYVRNHTVAKGQWTEENLILAMAKVKNGEISENKASRLYGIPIRTLSRRLKTGDTKKTRLGPQASLGKENEKRLASYVKRLANAGFPLDRSTIRSLAYQFAEKLGIQHKFPKEKEKADQHWLTSFLERNKDVSVRQAEGLSVARAQGMNREEVGAFFKLLEEEMVKHDLTNRPENIFNVDETGIQLINKPGKILTAKGAKDVHVITPREKGETISLVACCSAEGRFLPPVLIMKGVNKKAEFSDVYGDCGLSYRSIADRVGRDPDG, encoded by the exons ATGCCGAGAAAATATGTAAGGAATCATACAGTAGCCAAAGGGCAGTGGACTGAGGAAAATTTAATTCTGGCCATGGCAAAAgtaaaaaatggtgaaatatcgGAAAACAAAGCTTCTAGACTTTATGGAATACCGATTCGCACCTTGAGTAGGCGCCTCAAGACTGGTGATACTAAAAAGACTCGACTAGGTCCTCAAG CATCACTTGGGAAAGAGAACGAAAAACGATTGGCTTCTTATGTCAAACGTCTAGCTAACGCTGGTTTTCCACTTGATAGATCGACTATTCGGTCTCTTGCCTATCAATTTGCTGAGAAGCTTGGAATTCAGCATAAATTTccgaaagaaaaagagaaggcTGACCAGCATTGGCTCACATCTTTTCTAGAAAGAAACAAAGATGTCTCTGTTCGTCAAGCAGAAGGTCTATCTGTTGCAAGAGCCCAGGGAATGAACAGAGAAGAAGTaggtgcattttttaaactacttgaagaAGAAATGGTAAAGCATGATTTGACTAACAGacctgaaaatatatttaatgttgaTGAAACTGGGATCCAACTTATAAATAAACCTGGAAAAATATTAACAGCCAAAGGTGCTAAGGACGTTCACGTGATCACACCTCGAGAAAAAGGAGAAACGATTTCTCTGGTTGCATGTTGCAGTGCTGAAGGTCGTTTTCTACCtccagttttaataatgaaaggAGTCAATAAAAAGGCTGAATTTTCTGATG